In Episyrphus balteatus chromosome 4, idEpiBalt1.1, whole genome shotgun sequence, the sequence AATCGCACTTCGGTCAACAATTCCACCGACAATCTGTCATATAATAGCGACAATTATTACGTCGATGAATTGATTGTGTTACAGACGACACTTTCCGATGAGGAAGTATCATTGAATTCCGATGATTGCATCTATGCGTATCGGGGAGGAGCGGAATTCGATATTGCTTTGGAACCAGCGAGAAATAATAATGTCGAGGATGAAACAGATTTCCTCGAAATGGATTTCGATCCGGATCCCTCGTCGGAGGTGGATCCTTCGATGGAACTGCGTTCATTGCAATATCCTCCATCGATTTTTCTCACAAGTTCAGCGAGTGTGGGAGGGGCAACTTTGCCCGAAAGGCAATTGTTTAGTTCGCCAATTGAGGGTGGCGATGCAACACTCTGCCACCGATGTCCTACAAATAAGGACTTTGCAAAGCTGTCATTAAATTTGACACAAATCAAATCGAATTCGATTGAGGGTGACGATGATCGGACGTCTCCAGTGACTGTCTCGTGCACCGCCGACGATTCGAGATCAAAGGTGACAGGCGCCAAGCCTAAACGCATCACAGAGCGAAGCATTTCCATGACAAAGAACCGTAAAACGCAGTTCCTTTACtcgaaaatgaataaaaacggCGGGACGACAGCATCTCTTTGTTCGGCTGGTAGTTTAGATGAACGTGCTGGAGTGGCAGGGTTTCCGCCCTTGCACAGCGCTAATGCTTATACTCGGCGAGATCTCTCCGACGAGACATGTTTGGATTGTCTGGAAAAGGAATTCCTTGCAAATACAATTGGCAAACCGATCGAGTGGTCGGATTGTCCAAAGTGCAAGAATAAGCGAAGCCTTCACATGACATCAGCATTTGGTCATTGCAATAGCAGTGGTAGTAGCCGGAGCAGTAGTAGTAATACTGGTATAGGGATGAGTTCGAGTAGTAGTGTTTTGTGTTCGGCCAAACCGCCACCGTCGTCGTTGAGTTTTGATTTGAATGATTTGTTGCCGACGGCGCGTGAGAAGTCTTATATTGATGAAGGAAGTGGCAGTGGCAGTGttggcggtggtggtggtggttgtGGTGGTAGTGGTTTGAATAGGGATGCAGCTGTTGTTGTTGAGGCCAAAAAGCTAACGCACAAGAATTACCAAAGAGGATCATCGTGTGATAATTTTGATGGAAATAAAGtaagtttttatcttttttttaaataatttctttttatatgtttttactTTTACTGTTTGCAGCTTGTTAAGAGATCCTCCGATCAAGTTGTTTCAACATTTTCAACTCTAAATGCAGACGAGGGAACAATAGTGCAGGCACTGGCAAGTATTTCGAATCTATATTTTTGGATTGAagaatttggttttattttctttgtttgttcTTTTCGCTTTTTCATTTGTATTAACTTTATATGTTTTCCTGCTTATAATTCAAGTTAACTTCTCCTTTAAACGGTTTACATACTTGAAAATTAGTATAGCCTATTTAGGCGTATGCAAGGATGAATTTTAGGGTCAAATATTGTTGTTATAGTAAAATTGTTGCCCATACGCAAGAGTGAAC encodes:
- the LOC129920045 gene encoding uncharacterized protein LOC129920045 encodes the protein METQTTDKNIEFAHHPPRPWSDKAKCNNNNLFDDKENFCGGPADAGKSSKLDKCQCHRSQPQQQQIPVIELPVVETATGDEAGSVNVTVQASSQTEATNDTRFNGGDEDELLSTALGAHSPPNSNRTSVNNSTDNLSYNSDNYYVDELIVLQTTLSDEEVSLNSDDCIYAYRGGAEFDIALEPARNNNVEDETDFLEMDFDPDPSSEVDPSMELRSLQYPPSIFLTSSASVGGATLPERQLFSSPIEGGDATLCHRCPTNKDFAKLSLNLTQIKSNSIEGDDDRTSPVTVSCTADDSRSKVTGAKPKRITERSISMTKNRKTQFLYSKMNKNGGTTASLCSAGSLDERAGVAGFPPLHSANAYTRRDLSDETCLDCLEKEFLANTIGKPIEWSDCPKCKNKRSLHMTSAFGHCNSSGSSRSSSSNTGIGMSSSSSVLCSAKPPPSSLSFDLNDLLPTAREKSYIDEGSGSGSVGGGGGGCGGSGLNRDAAVVVEAKKLTHKNYQRGSSCDNFDGNKLVKRSSDQVVSTFSTLNADEGTIVQALEKLHIPYNKELIISYFQASPPQFKNLKQFILHQSKKNCNYPKLMKLIEVACNGNVNVEFQPDKQFLDTEPVQEVRVADILHQWTRTNNLELLKQLDKRFMESNVLGKIIYIIRQAQQRNNAKPLADYISIPQYYKSGYISIVTKK